A window of the Ipomoea triloba cultivar NCNSP0323 chromosome 14, ASM357664v1 genome harbors these coding sequences:
- the LOC116004744 gene encoding uncharacterized protein LOC116004744 produces MFPTNHENPFPYPYDHPQNPSSRHHDLDHQPPPFLLHDDSPLSQVFSQPPAPHAAGAGAGDHKAKKGGGGPSRKRNPGKKDRHSKICTARGVRDRRMRLSLQIARKFFDLQDTLGFDKASKTIEWLFSKSKNAIKDLMRTKNIKSAGFASSSDEYEVGSITPATKESRQEARARARERTMEKKKMMIRGLENSSPSSLDQLGSSSNSPFLEESCCQEIKSNNTCPDLAQSFTKQYLGDEEIRSNNACTDLAQWFSRQYLGEEEIMSNNAYTDLAQWSGKQYLEEAEIRSNNTCTDLAQSFSRQQYLRKEEIRSNNTCTDLAQWFSKQYSGEEEIRSNNAPLGFENQFASSVGIKENYHQDNGESFMGFLGNWDLAGAGAGPGPGAGISPYTHGLDPFPGINPSTTLYFGATSLPLDQERQFSCNHYSLG; encoded by the coding sequence ATGTTTCCCACCAATCATGAAAACCCTTTCCCTTACCCCTATGATCATCCTCAAAACCCTAGCTCAAGACACCATGATTTAGATCACCAACCCCCTCCCTTTCTCCTCCACGACGACTCCCCTTTGAGCCAAGTCTTCTCCCAACCGCCGGCGCCGCacgccgccggcgccggcgccggagaCCACAAGGCTAAGAAGGGCGGCGGCGGGCCTTCCCGGAAAAGAAACCCCGGCAAGAAAGACCGTCACAGCAAGATATGCACGGCGCGTGGGGTGAGGGATCGGCGAATGAGACTCTCTCTGCAAATCGCTCGGAAATTCTTCGATCTCCAAGACACGCTAGGGTTCGACAAGGCCAGCAAGACCATAGAGTGGCTGTTTTCTAAATCCAAGAACGCCATTAAAGACCTCATGAGAACCAAAAACATCAAATCCGCCGGCTTCGCCTCAAGTAGCGATGAATATGAAGTGGGATCAATCACGCCCGCCACAAAGGAGTCAAGACAAGAAGCTAGGGCTAGGGCTAGGGAAAGAacaatggagaagaagaagatgatgattagAGGGCTTGAAAATTCAAGCCCTAGTAGTTTAGACCAATTGGGATCTTCAAGCAATAGCCCTTTTCTTGAAGAATCATGTTGTCAAGAAATCAAGAGCAACAATACCTGCCCAGACTTAGCTCAGTCGTTCACTAAACAATATTTGGGAGATGAAGAAATTAGGAGCAATAATGCCTGCACAGACTTAGCTCAGTGGTTTAGTAGgcagtatttgggagaagaagaaattatgAGCAATAATGCCTATACAGACTTAGCTCAGTGGTCCGGTAAGCAATATTTGGAAGAAGCAGAAATTAGGAGCAATAATACCTGCACGGACTTAGCTCAGTCGTTCAGTAGGCAGCAGTATTtgagaaaagaagaaattagGAGCAATAATACATGCACGGACTTAGCTCAGTGGTTCAGTAAGCAGTATTcgggagaagaagaaattagGAGCAATAATGCCCCATTAGGGTTTGAAAACCAATTCGCTAGTAGTGTTGGGATCAAGGAGAATTATCATCAAGATAATGGTGAAAGCTTCATGGGTTTTCTTGGGAATTGGGATCTCGCCGGTGCCGGTGCCGGCCCCGGCCCCGGCGCGGGAATCAGCCCTTATACACATGGATTGGATCCATTTCCAGGTATTAATCCTAGCACTACCCTTTATTTCGGTGCCACAAGTTTGCCTTTGGATCAAGAAAGACAATTCTCCTGCAACCACTATAGTTTGGGTTAA
- the LOC116003525 gene encoding uncharacterized protein LOC116003525, with amino-acid sequence MCSSMSPCFLYPPSTSRFLYPPNLKFSSIPFLIRTRSTRFSVSASTVEKNARLSWGESSELNASDAYNGWAVVEKPEFKEKEKGLPTFVKIGIGASVAALLGAVAAYFSVSAKGFKFQFSSPFNSSQGILAPHTREEEAIEQEAVSSDELLEDGEAFEVSPESVPDTFDKNVVADPNNITTQGELHRIIIPFAVDSTQQDALLVLKKLKIIEDEVKAEELCTRREYARWLVQASALLERNRKHRIASSLALAGSTSAAFDDVCIEDPDFMPIQSLAEAGIIPSKLSLEKLPSNPYDSGDHKGVKFFPDRSISRQDLISWKAKLEYDIVPGINEEISRRKIGFLDVRDITSEVLVDLFVDILANERSIVWKVFGQSKRFQPNKPCTKGQVAVALSSGKMAEYTQSELAKLETENSSRLATMEEIKSDLLERGDVQRFWQRKIDEEKNRGLEVNKAYLDAIKDLDQEKVVLENAQAELLKQKAALDCQKQLLSSLKEEVDEMSNTLASEQAVYMEEQSELQGVLSDLQVKYEGLLDTKSVLEAEIEALRILRSWVEDEGKKSQARAKVLEEAGRRWKWEKE; translated from the exons ATGTGTTCGTCTATGTCACCTTGTTTTCTGTATCCTCCCTCGACCAGTCGATTTCTGTATCCCCCAAACTTGAAATTTTCTTCAATCCCATTTCTGATCAGGACTAGAAGCACTAGGTTTTCCGTTTCTGCTTCAACTGTGGAGAAGAATGCTCGGCTTTCTTGGGGGGAGTCTTCAGAATTGAACGCTTCCGATGCTTACAATGGCTGGGCAGTTGTTGAGAAGCCAGAGTtcaaagagaaggaaaaag GTTTGCCTACATTTGTGAAAATCGGCATAGGGGCTTCTGTTGCTGCTTTGCTCGGTGCTGTTGCTGCATATTTTTCAGTATCTGCTAAAG gtttcaaatttcaattttcaagtcCATTCAATAGTTCACAAGGCATTTTAGCCCCACATACAAGGGAGGAAGAAGCTATTGAACAAGAAGCCGTTAGTTCTGATGAGTTATTGGAGGATGGTGAGGCTTTTGAGGTCAGCCCGGAGAGTGTTCCCGACACTTTTGATAAAAATGTGGTTGCAG ATCCAAACAATATTACAACCCAAGGCGAGCTACACCGCATCATAATTCCATTTGCTGTGGATTCTACTCAACAGGATGCTCTTCTTGTGTTAAAAAAACTAAAG ATTATTGAAGATGAGGTCAAAGCAGAAGAATTGTGTACAAGGAGAGAGTATGCAAGATGGTTAGTTCAAGCAAGTGCGCTACTGGAAAG GAACCGGAAGCATAGGATAGCTTCATCTCTTGCGCTTGCAGGCTCTACTTCAGCAGCCTTCGATGATGTGTGCATTGAAGACCCTGATTTTATGCCCATTCAAT CTCTTGCCGAAGCTGGGATAATTCCTAGCAAGCTGTCACTGGAGAAACTCCCCTCTAATCCTTATGATTCAGGAGACCATAAAGGAGTCAAATTCTTTCCTGATAG ATCTATATCTCGCCAAGATCTGATCAGTTGGAAAGCCAAATTAGAATATGATATTGTACCAGGAATTAATGAAGAG ATATCAAGGAGGAAAATTGGTTTTCTGGATGTAAGAGACATAACATCAGAAGTGTTAGTTGACCTTTTTGTGGACATTCTGGCTAATGAAAGGAGCATTGTTTGGAAAGTTTTTG GACAGAGCAAGAGGTTCCAGCCAAATAAACCGTGCACAAAGGGTCAAGTAGCAGTAGCGTTGTCCAGTGGAAAAATGGCAGAATATACTCAATCCGAATTAGCAAAGTTGGAAACTGAAAATTCTTCAAGACTAGCAACAATGGAAGAAATTAAATCCGATCTTTTAGAGAGAGGTGATGTGCAGCGTTTTTGGCAACGTAAGATAGATGAAGAAAAAAACCGTGGTCTAGAGGTGAATAAGGCTTACCTTGATGCAATTAAGGATTTGGATCAGGAAAAGGTTGTTCTGGAGAATGCTCAAGCTGAACTGCTAAAACAGAAGGCGGCTCTAGACTGTCAGAAGCAGCTACTTTCTAGCCTTAAAGAAGAAGTCGATGAGATGTCAAATACTCTTGCATCTGAGCAGGCCGTATATATGGAAGAGCAGAGTGAATTGCAGGGCGTGCTTTCTGATTTGCAAGTTAAGTATGAAGGCCTACTCGATACAAAATCTGTATTGGAAGCCGAGATAGAAGCTTTACGAATCCTAAG ATCTTGGGTTGaggatgaaggaaaaaagagtcAAGCGCGTGCCAAAGTTCTCGAGGAGGCAGGACGAAGGTGGAAATGGGAGAAGGAATGA
- the LOC116004636 gene encoding pentatricopeptide repeat-containing protein At4g20740, protein MPPLPSPVATVKPHRPYFFYGHRKPTQNRPTVRGGLFSNRQTINPANTAQPTPYDPLDFDLRKWDPDADSRPGTRDPSQDFFSVAKSLSPIARYIVDSFRKHGRWGPLVVEDLNRLRRVTPKLVTEILKVPNIDPRLSSKFFYWAGKQKGYRHDFACYNAFAYSLNRTNQFRAADQIPELMHMQGKPPTEKQFEILIRMHADANRGLRVYYVYEKMKKFDIKPRVFLYNRIMDALVKTNHLDLALSVYDDFRKDGLVEETVTFMVLIKGLCKSGQVNEAIELLDQMRKNLCKPDVFAYTAMVKVLVSEGNLDGCSRVWEEMKRDGIEPDVMAYGTFITGLCKGNQLEKGYELFEEMKEKKYLIDRAIYGSLIEAFVTSGKVGSACDLLKDMMNSGYRADLAIYNCLIEGLCNHGLVDRAYKLLRVTVKEDLQPDFFTVSPILLSYAESKRIDDFISLLEQMQKLGFCIRDDLSKFFCFMVKKDNGIMLAWELFEELKLKYDCSVQSYNVLMEALHSIGKVDKALKLFQELNDKKLHCDSLSLSYSIAIQCFIEIDDIQEACSCYNRLREMSLVPSTLAYYSLVKKLCKIGEIDAAMMLIRDCLANVTNGPMEFKYTLTIIHVSKSNDAEKVVEVLSEMIEQGCPPNNIIHCAIICGMCMHGTIEEARKVFTAMRVRKLLTEAEVVVYDELLIEQMKKKTADLVLCGLKFFGLERKLKAKGSKILLD, encoded by the exons atgcctcCGCTGCCCTCACCGGTTGCCACTGTGAAACCCCACAGACCTTACTTCTTCTACGGTCACCGGAAACCCACCCAGAATCGCCCCACCGTCCGTGGCGGCCTCTTCTCCAACCGCCAGACCATTAATCCCGCCAACACCGCCCAGCCTACACCCTATGATCCACTCGACTTCGACCTCCGTAAATGGGACCCGGATGCAGATTCTCGACCCGGCACCAGAGACCCATCTCAAGACTTCTTCTCTGTGGCAAAGAGTCTCTCCCCCATTGCTAGGTACATTGTTGACTCCTTTAGAAAGCATGGCCGCTGGGGTCCACTGGTGGTCGAAGACCTGAATCGCCTTCGCCGGGTCACTCCCAAACTTGTGACTGAGATTCTCAAGGTTCCAAATATTGACCCAAGGCTCTCCTCCAAGTTCTTCTACTGGGCTG GAAAGCAAAAGGGTTATAGGCATGATTTTGCTTGCTACAATGCCTTTGCTTATAGCTTGAATCGGACAAATCAATTTCGGGCTGCAGACCAGATTCCTGAGCTAATGCATATGCAGGGGAAACCACCTACTGAGAAAcagtttgaaattttaattagaaTGCACGCTGATGCAAATAGGGGTCTTCGAGTGTACTATGTGTatgagaaaatgaagaaatttgacATCAAACCAAGAGTATTCCTCTATAATAGGATAATGGATGCCTTGGTTAAAACAAACCATTTAGATTTGGCACTGTCTGTTTATGATGATTTCAGGAAGGATGGATTAGTGGAGGAGACTGTTACCTTTATGGTATTGATAAAGGGTTTATGCAAGTCAGGGCAAGTGAATGAAGCGATTGAGCTTTTGGACCAAATGAGGAAGAATTTATGCAAACCAGATGTTTTTGCTTACACAGCAATGGTGAAGGTGCTTGTTTCAGAGGGAAATCTGGATGGGTGTTCAAGAGtttgggaagaaatgaagagGGATGGGATTGAACCAGATGTTATGGCTTATGGCACTTTCATCACAGGGTTGTGCAAAGGAAATCAGTTAGAGAAAGGCTACGAGTTGTTTGAGGAGATGAAAGAGAAGAAGTATTTGATTGATAGGGCTATATATGGATCTTTGATAGAAGCATTTGTTACAAGCGGGAAGGTTGGTTCTGCTTGTGACTTACTTAAGGATATGATGAATTCTGGTTACAGGGCTGATTTAGCAATATATAACTGTCTCATAGAAGGTCTGTGCAACCATGGGCTGGTTGATAGGGCTTATAAACTTCTCAGAGTCACAGTTAAAGAGGATCTCCAACCTGACTTTTTCACCGTGAGCCCCATCCTGCTATCTTATGCAGAGTCAAAAAGAATAGATGACTTCATCAGTTTGCTTGAGCAAATGCAGAAATTGGGTTTTTGTATTAGGGACGATCTATCCAAATTCTTTTGCTTTATGGTGAAAAAGGACAACGGCATAATGCTTGCTTGGGAACTTTTTGAAGAGTTGAAACTCAAATATGATTGCAGTGTTCAAAGTTATAACGTTCTCATGGAGGCACTACACAGTATTGGGAAGGTGGATAAGGCTCTAAAACTTTTCCAAGAATTAAACGATAAAAAGCTTCACTGTGATTCATTGAGCTTAAGCTATAGCATTGCAATTCAGTGCTTCATTGAAATTGATGATATTCAGGAGGCATGTAGCTGCTACAACAGGTTAAGAGAGATGTCTTTGGTTCCTTCTACTTTGGCATATTATTCACTTGTTAAGAAACTTTGCAAGATAGGAGAGATTGATGCTGCTATGATGCTAATACGCGATTGTTTAGCGAATGTTACAAATGGGCCCATGGAATTCAAGTATACACTAACAATTATCCATGTCAGCAAATCTAATGATGCTGAAAAGGTTGTTGAAGTTCTAAGCGAAATGATTGAACAGGGCTGTCCTCCTAATAACATCATACATTGCGCTATTATTTGTGGTATGTGTATGCACGGAACAATTGAAGAGGCAAGGAAAGTCTTTACAGCTATGAGGGTGCGCAAACTTCTCACTGAAGCTGAGGTAGTCGTTTACGATGAGCTACTTATTGagcaaatgaaaaagaagacaGCAGATTTGGTGTTATGCGGTTTGAAGTTTTTTGGTCTGGAGAGGAAGTTAAAAGCAAAAGGCAGTAAAATCTTACTGGATTGA
- the LOC116004637 gene encoding probable transmembrane ascorbate ferrireductase 4 — protein MAALLLSPFSLLLLARVSASIVALLVLTWAVHFQTSFIPHSPSQDDLIYAVLHPLLMVIGFILVSGEAILVHRWLPGSRNMKKSVHLCLQGVALGCGVFGIWTKFHSREGVVANFYSLHSWMGLVCISLFGAQWMVGFLSFWHRGEVRTTRIQVLPWHVFLGLYTYGLAVVTAETGLLEKLTFLQTNGVLLKRCTETMVVNGLGLGLALLSGIVIFAAISPKHQISHPKIVYSNKWSSS, from the exons ATGGCTGCTCTTTTACTCTCACCGTTTTCTCTCCTTCTTCTCGCCAGAGTTTCAGCTTCCATTGTTGCCCTTCTTGTTCTCACTTGGGCAGTTCACTTCCAGACTAGCTTCATTCCACATTCTCCTTCCCAAGATGACCTCATCTATGCT GTGCTTCACCCTTTGTTAATGGTGATAGGTTTCATTCTTGTGAGTGGAGAAG CAATCTTGGTGCATAGATGGTTGCCAGGGTCAAGAAATATGAAGAAATCAGTGCATTTGTGCCTGCAAGGAGTGGCTTTGGGGTGTGGGGTGTTTGGAATCTGGACAAAGTTTCATAGCAGAGAGGGTGTTGTGGCTAATTTCTACAGCTTGCATTCTTGGATGGGTCTGGTTTGTATTTCCTTGTTTGGGGCTCAG TGGATGGTAGGTTTCCTAAGCTTTTGGCACCGAGGAGAGGTGCGAACGACGAGGATACAGGTCCTCCCATGGCATGTATTTCTCGGCCTCTACACATACGGGTTGGCAGTCGTGACAGCTGAGACTGGCCTTCTCGAGAAGTTGACCTTCCTGCAAACGAATGGGGTGTTACTGAAGCGTTGTACAGAAACCATGGTTGTAAACGGTTTAGGACTTGGATTGGCTCTGCTTAGTGGCATTGTAATATTTGCTGCAATATCACCAAAGCATCAGATTTCACATCCAAAGATTGTATATTCAAATAAGTGGTCATCATCTTAG